The following DNA comes from Vicinamibacteria bacterium.
ACTCCTTGTTGTCGGAGAGGTGGGGGAGGATCCGCTTCACGGCCACGATCTTCTCGAACCCCTCGACCCCGCTGCGCTTGGCCTTGAACACCTCGGCCATGCCCCCGACCGCCACCCGATCCAGCAGGCGGTAGGGGCCATAGACGTCGTCCCGCCACGTGCCCGCGTCACGGAAGGGCGGACGCTCGGGGGGAGGCTCGGGAGGAGCGGGCCTCCCAAGCGCGTCCTCGGCCAGGGCCGCCAGATCCAGGGCCGGGTCCTCCGAGAGCTGAGGCTGGGGGGGCGCCACCTGGAACTTTGCAGCCGTCCGGCTGGTGGGCGGGGCGAGATCGTCCCCGTCCTCGGGAACAGGCCGGGTCGGGGCCGCAGGGGCGGGAGCCTGCGCGGGGGCGAAGATGGCGTCGATGTTGACGGGGGCCCCCCTCTCGGGGGCGCCCCCGGTGGGATCTTCCTCCCCTTCCAGGGGGTCCAACCGGGCCAGCAAGATGTCGACCTCGGCCTTCACCTCGTCCGGGATCTCGGGCCGCGCCTTCTTGAGCGGGGCTCGCCCCACCTCCTCTGGATCGGAGAAGGCCGTGATCAGCGCCGAGACGTCTTCGGGGAGGATCTCGCCTTTGGGGCCCGCCTGCCCCTTGGGAGGGGCTGCCGGCTCGGAGATCTTGACCTTGATCGGCTCCCGGTGCGTTGGGGATGGACCCCCCTTCTCGGGGGCGGCGGCGTCCACCATGTCCCCGAACAAATCCTGGGATGTCAGCAGGTCCTGGCCCGGGCGGTCCGGGGCGGAGCCGCGCGGGGACGAGGCGGCTGGCTTCTGGCTATCTTTGCTGCGAGTTGCTTTCATCACTGGCTTCGGGCGGCCAAGACGGGCCCGGACGGGCTCGGAAGGACCCTCATGAGGATAGGCCAGAAGGAGCGCTTAAGTCAACATGCGTCTGAAGTTACGGCCGCCGATGGCGCCAGAACCAGTAAGCAGGAAGGCCGAGCGCGGTCAGGAGCAGCCCCAAGCCGGCATTCCGGGGATCGGCAATCGGGATGTAAACCACGAAGAAGAGGGCGACCAGGATGTAGAGGGCGGGCAGCACCGGGTACCCCCAGACCCGATACGGCCGGTGCAGGTTCGGCTGGCGGTAGCGCAGGACGAAGAGCCCCGCCACGGTGAGGACGTTGAAGAGCAGCGACGAAAACGCGGTCAGGGTCAACAGATCGCTATAGGTCCCGGTCAGGGTGAGCCCGGCCGCGACCGCGCCATGCAGGAGGAGGGCCTGGACCGGCGTCCGGTACCGGGGATGGACGGTAGCCACCCCCCGGAAGAAGAAGCCATCCCGTCCCATGGCGTACACCACGCGGGCCCCGGCCAGGGTGAGGCCGTTGACGCAGCCGAACGTGGAGATGAGGATCGCCACCGCGATGAAGGCTCCCCCCGGGGAGCCGATCATGCGCACGGCCGCCTCGGTCGCGATGCGGTTCTCCTTGACCCCCGCCATCTCCGAGATGGGGACGAGGTAGAGGTAGACCGCGACCGCCGAGCAGTACACGGCGGTGACGCCGAGGGTGCCCAAGAACAGGGAGCGGGGGAGGTTGCGCTCGGGGTCCTTCACTTCCTCGGCCGCGAAGGTAATGGAGTTCCACGCGTCGTAGCTGAAGAGGGCCTTGCTCATGGCCCCCGCCAGGGCGGCCAGGAGCCCCATCTCGACGCCCTTGGCCCCGAGCTCCAGGCCCACGATGGGCGTGAAGTGGGCGGTCGAGCCTTTGGCCGTGGCCAAGGCCAGGACCACCAGCACTGCCACCGCCGCCACCTTCGCGATCGTGAAGATGTTCTGGACGGTCGCCCCCGTGCGCAGGCCCGTGATGTTGACGTAGGTGAGGGCGGCGATGACCACGAGGGCCACGGCCTGGGCGGTGCTGAACGCGAAACCGCCCACCTGGAAGAGAACCGTGGCCTCGCCCACCCCGGGCAGGAAGAAGCCCAGGGTCTTAGCGAAGGCCACCGCCACCGCGGCCACGAAGCCGGTGTTGATGGCCAAGAGGAAAGTCCATCCGTAAAGGAAGCCCCAGAGGGGGGTGAAGGCCTCGGAGAGGAACACGTACTGGCCACCCGCCCGGGGCAGGG
Coding sequences within:
- a CDS encoding APC family permease, producing the protein MGEAAKTAAARVGGGLVRGLGLLDATTLIVGSVIGSGIFFAPSIMAGYLQTPGLLLGLWVLGGVLTLFGALSYGEMAAALPRAGGQYVFLSEAFTPLWGFLYGWTFLLAINTGFVAAVAVAFAKTLGFFLPGVGEATVLFQVGGFAFSTAQAVALVVIAALTYVNITGLRTGATVQNIFTIAKVAAVAVLVVLALATAKGSTAHFTPIVGLELGAKGVEMGLLAALAGAMSKALFSYDAWNSITFAAEEVKDPERNLPRSLFLGTLGVTAVYCSAVAVYLYLVPISEMAGVKENRIATEAAVRMIGSPGGAFIAVAILISTFGCVNGLTLAGARVVYAMGRDGFFFRGVATVHPRYRTPVQALLLHGAVAAGLTLTGTYSDLLTLTAFSSLLFNVLTVAGLFVLRYRQPNLHRPYRVWGYPVLPALYILVALFFVVYIPIADPRNAGLGLLLTALGLPAYWFWRHRRP